The genomic segment GGCCCGATTCGGCAATTAACGGTTCCAGCGAGTCACCTTGGATCGTGATAGTCAGGGCTGGTTCGGGAGTCGTCAAGAATTGCCGCAGTTCATCAAAATCCAATTGCCCATCCCCGTCGCCGTCGAAGCGATCAAAGGCCTCTTTCGTCAAACCCAATTCCTCGGGATTCAACTTCTGATTGCGTGATGGCGCTGATTCGGGCGCGGACTTGAACTGGGCGCTTGCCACGGCTTTGGGGCGAGCATTCACGTCATACTTCTCGATGAGCCGCCGGAGTTGCTTCGAGAGCGATTCACCTGAACCGAGTCCTAGGAACGGGGGAAGTCCCTGCTGAGCGGTCACCGTCATCTGAACCTGGTTCTGTCCCGGGATGTTGATCGGGTTCAGTTCGGCGATACTGATCGTTTCGTCCCCGTCGAGATCAAACTTGCGCAAGGTTTTGAGCGCACCCATCAGTTCTTCGGTCGACAGTTTCCGATCGCCATCCAGGTCCAGGCGGGCAAATAGGGGCGGTTCCGAACTGGTTTGTGCCTGCCTGCCTCGACGATTGGCCCCTGTCTGTGCTCGGGTCTGGAACTGCATGACGAAGGGGTGCAGTCCGATCCGCTTGAAATAGGTCAAAAGTTCCGACCGCGAGATCTTGCCATCGGCAGGGCTGACGTCGGGTATCAGATTGGGCGAGACCACTTCCGTTGTGGGGACCAGTTGTGCTTGCACAACGTCGCGCGGCGTCAGAATCTTCCCACGGGCTTCTTCGACCGTAACGACGGAATCGCCGTTCGCATCGAGCGATTTCATCAAGTCGTCGACGTAGCTTTCGAATAGCTGCTGGGGAGAATGGCCCGCAATCTGGATTTGAAATTTCATGACGATCACGCCCGAATCACCCAGATACGTCACGTATTGCGGATTGTCCCGCACATCGTCTGCAAGGACGAGCGTGGTCATCATCAGCAATAAGAGGGGGGCGTAAAGTTTCATGACGTCCGGCTACAAGATCTCGGTAATCGGCTTGGCCGAGGGGTCCGCCAGTCGAATTGGTCGACCGACGTTGGAGATGTTCTGTTTCATCGAGTCGAGTCCCAGGACCTGGCACATTGTGGCGAACAGATCCTGCACCGATACGGGGCGATCTTCCACTTTCATGCCATCCGCGGTCGTCCGGCCGATCGCCTGACCGGCTTTGATTCCGCCGCCGCAAAGCACCGAGGACCAGGCATTGGGGAAGTGGTCGCGGCCGATTTGAGGATTGATCTTGGGGGTTCGCCCGAATTCGCCCATCCAAAGGATCAACGTCGAATCGAGCAGTCCGCGGCTTTGAAGATCGGTCATCAGCGTGGCCCAGGCGGGGTCCAGCACTTGCAGCAGGCTTTTCAGCGCGGTGAAGTTCTGCGTGTGCGTGTCCCAGGCAAATGTCTGGTTGTTTCCCACACCATTGAGAGAGACTTCGACAAACGGGACACCGCGTTCAACCAATCGACGTGCGAGCAGGCACGCTTGTCCAAACTGATTTCGTCCGTAGGCCTCGCGCAGGGAAGCCGGTTCGTCATCGAGATTGAAGGCCTTGACCGCCTCGGACCGCATCATCCGTACAGCCGCCGCGTACGCCGACCGGTGGCTCGCGGATGTCAGGCCCGGACGTTCCGCGCCAAAATCGTTCTCCAGATCGCCGAGCAGCGAGAGGCGTGCATCGGCTCGCGCGATGTCGATCCCCTGCGGCAACGCCAGATTCTTGACGGCCAGCGATTGGTCGTAGGCCATGCCGTTCGCAGTGGGGGCAGGGCGATTGGCATCGCCGACGATCAGCGGCGCGAAATTGGGACCGAGAAAGCCAGGCCCATACGCCGCCGGACTGAATTGTGTATAGGGAGCCACCGCAACGAAGTTGGGAAGGTCGGAATTTTCTTGTCCCAGTTCCTTGCTGAACAGCGAACCCAGCGTCGGATAGTCGATCGGACCTTGCGGCAGATTACCTGTTCGCAGCAGATACGTCGCCCGCGTATGATCGCCTTCCTTGGTACTCATCGAACGGATGGGAACGCAGTGGTGCATCATCTTCGCGACGTTGGGCAGATGCTCGCAAATCTGAATCCCGGGTACGGACGTTTCGATCGGCTTGAACGAGCCGCCGTTCTCATGGCCGGGCTTCATATCGAACGTGTCTGTTTGCGATGGTCCACCGGTCATCCAGAGCAGGATCACAGAACGTCGTCGCCCCGGTGCCTGGCTGGCTTCCTCGGCCAAGGCCGGCAGCCAGCGTGACATCGATGCACCGAAGGTGCCGCACGCCGACAATTTCATCATGTCACGGCGGGACAGTGGGGATGTGGGTCTCATAATCAAGCTCCACTCAAATCAAAAATCAAAGTGGTCAATGGGCGGCGCTAGTGATTGAACAGGAATTCAGAGCTGTTGAGCAAGGCCCAGAACAGGTCGGCCAGCGCCTGCTTCTGATTTTTGGAAGGACCGCCTTCGTCGACGAATCGAATCAGACGGTCCAGTTCTTCGGGGCGAGGCTTTCGCGTGAGTGTCGCCAGATACAGGGCCTCAATCCTTGCGGCTGTTGTCATCCGGGGGAATTCGGTGATGGCCGTCAGCGTCGCGCTCTGCTCCAGGCTGGTTGCCGATGCGGTGAACTGACCGTTCATGAGCGCCAGCGCCTGCAGGATGGATGTCTGTCGCTCGGTCGGGGATTTGTTGTCCGGGGCGAACAGTTCCAGAAATTCGATCTTCGGCGTTGATTGATTGAATTGGAACGGCTGCGACGACTCGAACGGTTCGAGATATCCGATCGCCACGGCGATCGAATCAAACAATTGCTCGCCCGTCAGGCCCTGGACGGCCATCCGTGCGAACTGCTGCGGCTCACTTTGGCTCGGATCTGTTTTCCGGCTGCTGCGCTGATAGGTCTTCGAGGCGACGATTCCGCGAATCAAAAACTTCACGTCGAATTGATGCGCCGTGAATGATGCCGCCAGTTCATCGAGCAGTTCGGGATGACTGGGGCGGTTGTTGGCGCCGAAATCATCCACGGGGTCAACAATTCCCACTCCGAACAGATGGCCCCAGATGCGGTTGGCCGTTGATTTGGCGAAGTAGGGGTTCTGTTTCGACGTCAGCCAGTCGGCCAGGGTTCGACGCGAACTGATCTTCGTCCGCCATTGCGGCTGCGTACCGTCGAGGTACGTGGCCTGCACGACGGTCTCGTGGTCTGGGATCGTTAGCTCGCGGCGGTCGAACACTTCTTTGACTTGTCCGATCGAATCGTCGGTCCGGTTAATCCGCTCGATCCCGGCGAAGAATGCGGCATAACCCCAGAACTGTTCCTGCTTCCAGGCGTCGTAGGGATGATTGTGGCACTGGGCACACTCGATGCGAATTCCCATGAACATTCGCGAGGTCGCGGCCGCCAGATTTTCGGGCTTGATCTGCTTCGTGGTGAAAAATGCAATGGGCGAAAGGCTGCCCGGGTTCTGCATGACCGAGGTCATGCCGCGTTCTCCCGCCAGGGGCGTTGTCAGCAATTCATAAACGAGCGCGTCGTAAGGAGTGTTGTTGCCTAGGTGCTGCCGCAGCCAGGCCTGAAATCCGGGTCGCTGTGCGAGCGCCTGAAAATCCGTCGCCGATTCGGGCAACATGACCCGCGTCCAGAAATTACTGAAATTTGTGATGTACTGAGGGCTGTCCAGCAGATTGTCGACCAGCCGCCGCCGGCGAAGTGGTGACTGATCCGCCAGAAACTTGCGCGCGACAGAGACGGTGGGAATCGTTCCGCCAAGGTGCAGCGAAACGCGACGAAGGTATTCGGCATCGTCGGCGAGCGCCGCTTCCGTCACTTTGTCGGATTTCCATCGAGCCGAAATCCGGCGATCAATGGCATCCGCGAGATCCTGCACATCGTCGGCAGACACGATCTGCGGCACAGTCAGCACAACCGCGGATACGGCGACAATCGACATGGCCACTCGACACAGCCACCCTGCGTCCATCATTCTGGATCGACAGCCATCGATTTCGCTGGCCAGCAGGGGTGGGGAATGTCTCATCAGGGGCCCTCGGTAATCCGTCGCGGCATGACGTCAGGAATGTGTCTCAAGGAATGACCTGCCAACAAAAATTGCGCGAAGCGTACGGCGACGCCCAACAGATGAAATGCGACAGAAGAAGCAAGGCAGACTAAACACGCTGCAAAGATCAACCGCTCTCTCGAATCACTCTCACAAAGAGCAGGTTCAGGGCGAACGCAGATTATTGGCGATTTCCGATCGAAAACGTTTTGAGGAACTGTGACGAAGGAGATACCGTAAACATAACGCCGTCGATCACGAAACCCACTGTGATTTTCGGCGATCTGCGAAAATCACGGAAGGCGAACTTGACCGCTTGACCATGAATTCGGGAATCATCGTTGTTACCATGATTCTTTTTACAGACGTAACGTCTGATTTGTCAAGCGAATTTCCGTTTCTTCCCGGCAAATCAAGGGGATTTGGCCACATTTTGCCCATGAATTGCCTGAGAAGTTTGCCCACAAAATCTGTGGGAAAATGATCCGACTTGAGCGTGTTGCCGTTCAAATTCCTCGCCTGGATCGAATGGTACGTCTGCGCGGCATCAAAATTGATCGGCAGGTTTCTTCGTGGCGAGTGTTCTCAAACAGCGGAGTGGGCCCATGTCTGATTTGGCGGAGCCGCGGCGAGCTTCTGGAAGACCTCTGTACATGGTGTGGATGGTCTTGCTGATACTTGGTTTCACCGTTCTGCAAGTCGGCATCGTGGCAGGTGTTTACCTGCTGAAATTTGGGGTGCCCACGATGGCGAAGCTCATCACCATGAAGGTTCCGAGCTACGCTCAATCGACCTGGTGGAACAACCGCATTGTGTATCCGGTCATCGTCGCGGGCAGTCCATCCCAGGATTCGGGGGGCAATCTGTTTTCGTTCGATCCCGAGACGGGCGATTCGCAGCAACACCACGTGACGATTCCGATCCCCAAAACGGGGATGGTGGGCGACGAGGACACCTTGTGGTGCGTGTCACCCTCGACGGTCGTTTGCGTGAAAGACGATCAATCGACCGAGGTGGCTCCGAAGCATTCGCTCAAAATGCCCTGTCCGCCGTTCCTTTATGAGCAGCAACCGGCGGTGTTGGACTGGGTTGCAAGCAATACTGTCTTACTTCGAGCCTTCGATGGAGCCGACTGGGTCGATCGCGGGAGGGTTGAATTCCCCTCATTCCTGAGTCGGACCGCCGATGGTTCGAATCTCTTAGTTGCGAATTCGGTCAATGAAGCCGTGACGGCGGCTCAATCTGGCCGATTCTCGCCTCTCGACATTCGTGTCATTGTGGAAGGCGACCAGTTCCACGTCATCGTTTCGGACGGAGTTAACGTCGCCTATCGATCGGGGATCCAGTTCGTGCCGCAGGCTTCGGCACTCGTACCAGAAAATGTGGCACATTTGACCACGCTTGAGGGCTGGGAGGATGTCTGCCACATGGCGCGCGGTGCGACCGGGAAAAAAATCTCCTGGGCAGCAGGAGTGGTCGCGGGCGAGCCCGTCGTGTTGACGGCCACGTCGACCAGCGCGGCCCCGTTTGGAAACTCCACGGTCACGGTCTTTGCTCGACAAGAAGGGAAGTGGGCCGAAACATCACACCTGACCACGCCCGCGCTGATGAATCTGTTTGCATTCACTAACGGCGAACAGACGTATGTGGCGGGGCAGCCGCCGGTCCCTTCGCTTCGGTTTTACAAGTTGGTGAACCATGAATTGCAAGCGACGGGGACCTTCCTGAAAGCACCATCGGCATCATCGCAGGACAGCATTGATTATCTGGGGCGCAGCCAGCAGTGGGTCTACTGGCCGGTGATGGTTGCCTTTGCACTGGCGGTCACTTGGCTAATGGGAGTCTATACGACACCCCAGTATCAGTTTGGCGTACAAACGGTCGAGCTGGCTTCGTACACGCGACGGATGATTGCACGCCTGATTGACCACGCGCTCTTTCTGATTCCTATGTATTTCGTTGTTCGAGCCTGTGGTTTCGCGACGCGTGAAGGAATCGAAGAAAATATGGACCGCATGTTCGATTTCGGTCCCGATAGCATGCTGCTGCGCTATGTGTGGATGATGTCGAGTATGTTGGCGCTTGCCGTATTTCTGTTGATCGTCAACAGTGGGCTGCAAGCGCGGTGGGGGATCACGTTTGGCAAATGGATTTGCGGGATTCGGACCAAGCGAGCCACGCTTCGGCCATGTGGTTTCTTGCGGGCCATGCTGCGCGAACTGCTTCTGGTTGTGGATACGATTTTCGGGATGACGGTCATTCCTGCCACGCTCGCCATTGCATTCACGAACGGTCGACAACGGCTGGGCGATCTGGTGGCGGATACGATTGTCATCCGCCACAGACGCTCCGCACTGCGATCTGATCAATGATTAACACCCCTTTGAAATCACGGGAACTGGCATCGCCCAAGCTCTAAAACGCCAGGACCCCGCGATGACGAAAGTGCGTGACGCGCGGATTTCAATCGGCGGCTCAGACTTGATCGTGGTGGCAGGACCGTTTTGGCCTTTGGGTGAAGATCGATGACCGGGCTCGGACACCTTGCCATTTTGACGATTTGCGGTATCCGCTCCGAATTTGCCCGGTATGATTTGAACTGGACCGGTATGGCATTGCCGGGGCGCGCGGCTCGAACGTGCGGACATGTCGCCGTTGACGGACTGGGGTGAGATTGATGTCGTTGCAGCATTTCAACAGGTGGTTGAGGATCGGCGTCTGGTCGTGTTTCACGGCCGTCTTGCTCAGCGGCCTCGATCACGTGGCGGGGGCGGCCGAGAATCTCTGGACTGTCCAGAAGCTGAACGACAGCAAACCTTGGGATCGATTCGTGGGATCGCCGATACCCATTCGCGTGGAAGGTCGGATGGGACCATTTGGAAATGGTCAG from the Schlesneria paludicola DSM 18645 genome contains:
- a CDS encoding EF-hand domain-containing protein, coding for MKLYAPLLLLMMTTLVLADDVRDNPQYVTYLGDSGVIVMKFQIQIAGHSPQQLFESYVDDLMKSLDANGDSVVTVEEARGKILTPRDVVQAQLVPTTEVVSPNLIPDVSPADGKISRSELLTYFKRIGLHPFVMQFQTRAQTGANRRGRQAQTSSEPPLFARLDLDGDRKLSTEELMGALKTLRKFDLDGDETISIAELNPINIPGQNQVQMTVTAQQGLPPFLGLGSGESLSKQLRRLIEKYDVNARPKAVASAQFKSAPESAPSRNQKLNPEELGLTKEAFDRFDGDGDGQLDFDELRQFLTTPEPALTITIQGDSLEPLIAESGRLELNDRIVITSDGAVNVNLGSTQLSINRQRFDDATTIEPFLKPLWRMLDQDNNGYLERTEANEALFLGATFQSLDTDQNGKLFLDEAVPYFKMRFDAARSRTILTVTEQGRTLFEILDSDRDRRLSFRELQAAAAKLPLWDRDHDGQLSENEIPLQYQLTVSRGTLNVLGGGITMPAGMNIAGQLTEKPLGPIWFRKMDKNRDGEVSQGEFLGELTSFDELDQNADGFIDLSEAEHFANKVVGEISER
- a CDS encoding DUF1501 domain-containing protein; amino-acid sequence: MRPTSPLSRRDMMKLSACGTFGASMSRWLPALAEEASQAPGRRRSVILLWMTGGPSQTDTFDMKPGHENGGSFKPIETSVPGIQICEHLPNVAKMMHHCVPIRSMSTKEGDHTRATYLLRTGNLPQGPIDYPTLGSLFSKELGQENSDLPNFVAVAPYTQFSPAAYGPGFLGPNFAPLIVGDANRPAPTANGMAYDQSLAVKNLALPQGIDIARADARLSLLGDLENDFGAERPGLTSASHRSAYAAAVRMMRSEAVKAFNLDDEPASLREAYGRNQFGQACLLARRLVERGVPFVEVSLNGVGNNQTFAWDTHTQNFTALKSLLQVLDPAWATLMTDLQSRGLLDSTLILWMGEFGRTPKINPQIGRDHFPNAWSSVLCGGGIKAGQAIGRTTADGMKVEDRPVSVQDLFATMCQVLGLDSMKQNISNVGRPIRLADPSAKPITEIL
- a CDS encoding DUF1549 and DUF1553 domain-containing protein, giving the protein MRHSPPLLASEIDGCRSRMMDAGWLCRVAMSIVAVSAVVLTVPQIVSADDVQDLADAIDRRISARWKSDKVTEAALADDAEYLRRVSLHLGGTIPTVSVARKFLADQSPLRRRRLVDNLLDSPQYITNFSNFWTRVMLPESATDFQALAQRPGFQAWLRQHLGNNTPYDALVYELLTTPLAGERGMTSVMQNPGSLSPIAFFTTKQIKPENLAAATSRMFMGIRIECAQCHNHPYDAWKQEQFWGYAAFFAGIERINRTDDSIGQVKEVFDRRELTIPDHETVVQATYLDGTQPQWRTKISSRRTLADWLTSKQNPYFAKSTANRIWGHLFGVGIVDPVDDFGANNRPSHPELLDELAASFTAHQFDVKFLIRGIVASKTYQRSSRKTDPSQSEPQQFARMAVQGLTGEQLFDSIAVAIGYLEPFESSQPFQFNQSTPKIEFLELFAPDNKSPTERQTSILQALALMNGQFTASATSLEQSATLTAITEFPRMTTAARIEALYLATLTRKPRPEELDRLIRFVDEGGPSKNQKQALADLFWALLNSSEFLFNH
- a CDS encoding RDD family protein, with protein sequence MSDLAEPRRASGRPLYMVWMVLLILGFTVLQVGIVAGVYLLKFGVPTMAKLITMKVPSYAQSTWWNNRIVYPVIVAGSPSQDSGGNLFSFDPETGDSQQHHVTIPIPKTGMVGDEDTLWCVSPSTVVCVKDDQSTEVAPKHSLKMPCPPFLYEQQPAVLDWVASNTVLLRAFDGADWVDRGRVEFPSFLSRTADGSNLLVANSVNEAVTAAQSGRFSPLDIRVIVEGDQFHVIVSDGVNVAYRSGIQFVPQASALVPENVAHLTTLEGWEDVCHMARGATGKKISWAAGVVAGEPVVLTATSTSAAPFGNSTVTVFARQEGKWAETSHLTTPALMNLFAFTNGEQTYVAGQPPVPSLRFYKLVNHELQATGTFLKAPSASSQDSIDYLGRSQQWVYWPVMVAFALAVTWLMGVYTTPQYQFGVQTVELASYTRRMIARLIDHALFLIPMYFVVRACGFATREGIEENMDRMFDFGPDSMLLRYVWMMSSMLALAVFLLIVNSGLQARWGITFGKWICGIRTKRATLRPCGFLRAMLRELLLVVDTIFGMTVIPATLAIAFTNGRQRLGDLVADTIVIRHRRSALRSDQ